GGCGATCGAGGTCGACCCTGACTACGAGATTGCATGGAACAACATAGGGAACGCGCTTGAGAAGATGGGCGGATACAGGGAGGCGCTCCCTTTCCACGACCGGTCCCTTGAGATCGCGCCCGACTTCGACTACGCCATCTATGCCAAGGGCGTATGCAAGTCCATGACGGGGGATCTTGAAGGCGGCTACGACCTCATCCTGGAATCGCTCGAGCTCAACCCTACTTACGACGAGGCGTGGAAGGCACGGTCATGGGCTGCGGGCCAGATGGGCAGGATGGATGATGCTCTCTTGTCGATAGAGGAGGCGTTGTCCCTCAACCCCGAGTTCGACCAGGGCTGGGTCGAGCGCGGTGAGATCATGCTGAAGGTGGGCAATCCCGAGGCTTCCCAGGCTTCGTTCGAGATGGCCCTGAGGTGTCTGGAGAGCGCGAGAACGGATACTGTCGGAGGCCTTGCGACAATCCTCAGGAGGGGCGAGGTGCTCCTCCGCCTCGGGAGATTCGAGGAAGCCCTCGCGAACGTCGAGTCCGTGGTGCTGACCAATAAGCTCGGCCACTCGAGCATCCCGAAAGCGCTGGAGCTCAGGAGGTCCCTGCACCGGATGGATCTCCCGACGGCCGTCAAGGAGGCCATCGAGAGCAGTCCTGATGCCAAGGTGAAGAAAGCATATGCCCGCTTCCTGCTGGATGCGGGAGACTGGCAGACCGCAGGGAGGGTCATCGCGGGGATAGATCCATCATCCAACGATGGTTCCGAGGTCAAGTTCTTGATGGCTCGCATTTCGGCCTTGGGAGGGGATGCCGATAATGCTCTCAAGCTCGTGGAGGGTGCACATGCGGACCCGTCGCAAGCCGTCGAGCGGTTCGATGGAGAGACAAGGGAGGCCAAGGGGGACTTGGAAGGAGCTGCGAGGGCGTACAAGGATGCTCTGTCCCTCAGGCCGAATGATGCATCCATTGCGACGGCGTTGGCTAGAGTCCACTTGAAGAGGCGAGACCTCAAATCGGCGTTAAGGGCTGCGGACATCGCGATTGGCATAGACGCCCGCGAGTGGGAGCCGTACAAGATCAAGTCAGAGGCATATGCCGCAATGGGTGACAAGGACAAGGCGGAGGCGGAGCTGGCTAAGTCCACCTCGAGGTTGGCGAAGGCCGGCCTGAAACAGGAAACGTTGCCCGAGGGTGTTGCTTCATGACCGACCTGAGGCTGAGGAAACGCCACAGGCTGATGCAGAAAGAGATAGCTGCACTGTCTCATCAGATCGACAATTCTCTAGGCACCAAGAGCTTCTCGGAACTGGACGCCGTCGACATGGCCGAAGGGCCGGAGTACGACGTCGTGTTTGTTGACGGGAAGATACTGGCATTCATGCCCGGCGGGACCCCGTTCCTCACAATCAGAGGACTTCTGAGGTACGATGCGACCAAGAGGTTCGTCACCGTGGACATGGGCGCGGTGAAGTTCGTCTACAACGGGGCGGATGTGATGGGACCAGGGATCGTCGCCACAGACTCTGAGATCAAAGAAGGGGACCTGGTCTGGATACGCGACGTGAAGAACCTGCGCCCTCTCGCGGTCGGGCGCGCGCTCGTGCCCGCGGAGACCATGGTCCGCAAGGAAAAGGGGAAGGCCGTGGCATCGGTGCATCACGTGGGCGACAAGCTGTGGCTTGTCGACGAGGAGAAAGAGCCCGAGAAGGAAGAGCCCGCCCGAGACTAGTACATTTTATATCCGGACACGATTATTACTGTGGCTGAGGGATGCACAGTGACGATTCTCAAAAAGAAGCCGTACCCCACTTCAGATGAGTCGGGGTCCAAGGAGACCATGGGAGCAGAGCAATACATCGACCTCACCGAGATGGTGTTCGATGATGAGGATATGGCCGGAGTCGATGGCGCAAAGACCGTGGTCCGGGTCGGAGAGCTGTTCAGGTACGAGGACCTGTCCGCGCTGACGAAGGAAGTCTATGACGACAATCTCGTGATAGTGGACTACACCTCGATCGCGAACGACGACCTGACCATGAAGAGGGTCACCGCGGAGCTGAAGAACGTCGCCAGGGACATCGACGGCGATGTTGCAGGGGTCGGCAAGAACCTGTTGATGATCACTCCACGCGGCGTCAAGATCGACAGGAACAAGATCAAGGGCGGCTTCTGAAGAGCGCTTCTGCTGTCGGCAGTACAGTCATTCATTCAGCCTATGCGCTGTTCCAGGTCCGTTCACTCTGCTATCGGCGTCGTAGCCATGAACTGCCCGTCCCTGAAGATCAGGGTGAGGTAGCCGTGGTGGATCTTCGAATGTCTCATCTTGACAGCGCGTATGCGCAGCTGGACATCCGTCTCTCCCACATCCACGAACTTGAGCAGGATGGTCCCGTCCGCGAGGAAGTCCTCGTGATACGGTCCGAAGGCGCCACCATTGACCTGCGTCTCCGAGATCAGGAAGGTGGTCACACCCAGCCTTTTCAGGAACCCGAAGAAGTGGAACAGCTCC
This Candidatus Thermoplasmatota archaeon DNA region includes the following protein-coding sequences:
- a CDS encoding RNA-binding protein, yielding MTDLRLRKRHRLMQKEIAALSHQIDNSLGTKSFSELDAVDMAEGPEYDVVFVDGKILAFMPGGTPFLTIRGLLRYDATKRFVTVDMGAVKFVYNGADVMGPGIVATDSEIKEGDLVWIRDVKNLRPLAVGRALVPAETMVRKEKGKAVASVHHVGDKLWLVDEEKEPEKEEPARD
- a CDS encoding tetratricopeptide repeat protein; protein product: MNQQSDKPANDIKSEGVELFDRANSEYDAGNYASALELFERAIEHGLVSEVVLNNKGAALDAVGRYSEASECYRRATSISSSYELAWHNLGNSLYSQELFEIAAAAYARAASLKPDRKENWSGLAASYSKLERFKKAKVAIDKLSKFATEDDSLLLLQADMYTDAGYLELAIKCSDSYISRHPDSPEGYSRGGNAEHEAGDYGKAIDSYEKALNLTQGDKELWNNLGYTCFVARQFQKALECFDKAIAIDPLYKPAWYNKGYAYHGADMLEEAVDCYGKAIAIDSKDRVLWNNLGNALYNLGKYAESVPKFVEAIEVDPDYEIAWNNIGNALEKMGGYREALPFHDRSLEIAPDFDYAIYAKGVCKSMTGDLEGGYDLILESLELNPTYDEAWKARSWAAGQMGRMDDALLSIEEALSLNPEFDQGWVERGEIMLKVGNPEASQASFEMALRCLESARTDTVGGLATILRRGEVLLRLGRFEEALANVESVVLTNKLGHSSIPKALELRRSLHRMDLPTAVKEAIESSPDAKVKKAYARFLLDAGDWQTAGRVIAGIDPSSNDGSEVKFLMARISALGGDADNALKLVEGAHADPSQAVERFDGETREAKGDLEGAARAYKDALSLRPNDASIATALARVHLKRRDLKSALRAADIAIGIDAREWEPYKIKSEAYAAMGDKDKAEAELAKSTSRLAKAGLKQETLPEGVAS
- the sepF gene encoding cell division protein SepF; its protein translation is MGAEQYIDLTEMVFDDEDMAGVDGAKTVVRVGELFRYEDLSALTKEVYDDNLVIVDYTSIANDDLTMKRVTAELKNVARDIDGDVAGVGKNLLMITPRGVKIDRNKIKGGF